A portion of the Vespula vulgaris chromosome 14, iyVesVulg1.1, whole genome shotgun sequence genome contains these proteins:
- the LOC127069023 gene encoding putative mediator of RNA polymerase II transcription subunit 26 isoform X3: protein MSFVLQLGTVETSAEKTKNGSASSSMLIGAQELTAPLTIGVTTANTLVAMSDDNSDSNNPQVLQCLEVTNVPEIAAATCSQNSQQAKTQSSVTDAISKKHQQATTVASLQATSMHTKFQQISPQQILNTATVKTITTATNIPNIQRIQVKTQSISGQPQTVNLQKVKAVANLSNPTVVQRNSVSRIQTIQKSQILTSATQGTQFTVNQIVNNANVQRIQTGVSTASQKAQSVNSTNSQKMSQVYNNQKTGQQLVTNHPNHKAQHQQYQNNQQVQPTLQKVQGQQQKSLPVQRQQNNVQKSNNSVGGIQKAQIIGQVQSQQQSPQLQKQVQQSQPSQHQRSQSAIALHKSQTLTAIASNRVQTIANVCKSNSVPNISKVQHNSNALIVSKQQGVSQSQQTHVQTSQPQLLQTSQQQVAQKHQTVNSAAHAQRNHNITNIHQKVSAIATIPSNQKTQTIVSSKIQQQQQQQQQQQQQQQQQMVMRVGVSKNQAQNLQQGNLKAIPQKITNTIKSANSQNSIQQSLHRNNNSQPVKIIQQQQNVIGPQNAQKQPGCIKTIPPQKPAQRNHAQKVSGVKTSLNTNVATMKNQGLMTSVSPKTSIKTLLPQQTVMPNMLVHKNSPIKVQQQAIQQKQLIMASQYSQQGRTQTGQIKSLLSTTNADVHKDLENKMESDSRVSKEEELQQTPPKSPVRRMPLPYECLQFVLQDHNYGAPPPRTPPPPSPPPHPKQQPINGAGSSTTTSQHSYIYGQVVNNSGNVEDDAASAISSEPGREVEPEGEETETAPEGEGDDEDSVTRCICDFEHDDGYMICCDRCLVWQHVDCMGIDRSNIPDEYLCEICRPRRVDRQRARALQMRKREELLNSDSSSDTSSTSSVDTDIGVNATQKKRTLHQQVPRRKSDPPPQVRRLNNNNNNNNNNVAKRQRRDSNPRQSSAVRKKEAAKRGPGKRKAKRRMSVDEKEEEVQDAWGSNMTPLRQWIERYEEAVTNHYSPELRARISSIKVNGTHSDLRQSNMSVIATGKCRLNVHSNNLRFLVATMYLPSNTPVVELRGKYMLSTQHRPSHPQGRQHAQRPGPFVFFYRLPRDGTEVCVDTRTYGNDARFVRRSCKPNAEIKHCIEKGTLHLYIVTSMAIEKNAEITIRHETHDLLLSPNPNSPVIPVTCACNNARECQFTATNQLNRRGSNGALVENADGRERRRRGRRNTVCEDIDSVSTVSSTNVTPSTQVPTAVPVTAPPRKTIATSSTTVARQLPKEETTITTQQQQQQQQQQQQQQQQQQQQQQQQQQQQQQQQPQTSPALPQPTVQEIKKDKKKMTREERKMEAIMKAFERLEKAEQRKQEVQARNAQRKESGGTHSDNEDSHNSAILQSKTKQQNSERTLRRKRRKGRARTTSQSQSSRRSRLNSADSDVSSGDESNSMQSPPLVNQNRSASGDAPYSAHLHTPAKNESDGPTTGTSGHQGIPTAAGLLLALANSNTPGPSSPPLQQPTPVKSPTCDSGASSSSQSSTPSTPLSSACLLVAAAVGPLAPGFKFPKTKKVLMNEWLKESPDPPQTNIPQVSPLPALSSTSLQNSVNPLCRSSEFSLPNDPSAEFLTQSYAAKSLATLVQAANSVSGICDSPPQRKQAITGNNACPVSTGSAKKRWLRQAISEECDSPNSRPDSPPPSEMVAPPKKRRIARESLSSDNYTPPTTPTMLLPEVTSTNRSLCNNEDDFIEHPQSPTTEHNDEQHDESESVRETSVQNDLETSEKTCNHAKLSIDIPHSEINIKCEKNDEFTEFVKIEETALPKQEMVSIKEESAVSSEDSKTDSKVEFNSSSEFIKNEKKISKREAHDLQVNNTQIKKEDAIKEEIIEKGTVEIIDQNEPDTEMEDFSSPVAAMESDAILKQRVAEMRLEFGGSIAEIVNVSSEHEKSDEDKQIENNKDSEIRSEDNMSIDEFDVEAQMKRITGDDGNDYKEKVDTSSEKDKSMDGIEGLMESSKEDSESEDRDIDDTKYSESSFKLFGISNEENFKEFERKSELTNLSEDEVKAIEKPINNESQKIDQTSSFVISSEESIFESTSSNMDAESVLDPPKIFHSIPPLSERIRKKIDPSSTTKTQLNFEAAIIESTIDMEAEEVCKNGEEKSMLSTALRELLEAKLEEESPEESKTKANNEDATSYKEIISLSPENTGEAKDPITKSNNQETHLDDVSMKQNDIQPKEIKRLKDPRTVVPNNMPAPSTYTSDILPPVKRKVRTLSISEYRKRKQQSVGTPPEPEPSNDVSTTEKDKARGRSDSASSGTSSLSSDEEGSKMSLSLDLPGITALPLFTNAENDEKKGSEEGTIGWSAAPTLVERQRENLTERLKREFGLFLSDDEEERARKHGLTAEAILKARKTSPPHSSIPTTSPTYPLPQLPPQPYIPPPGSAAIHYPQYQANKSCPVQYSNFSAPQTTSQTVYPNIAAQGTVNKQVQFLVPQAASQAPPGSNPYPPQFIPSTTTTVPISKFSSATSTSGTPQVFSTSGQTQKPFFNHPAPRS from the exons ATGAGTTTTGTTTTACAATTGGGTACGGTTGAAACGTCAGCCGAGAAAACTAAAAACGGCAGCGCTTCGTCGTCGATGCTAATCGGTGCTCAAGAACTGACCGCACCATTAACGATCGGCGTTACCACGGCCAATACCTTAGTCGCGATGAGCGACGACAATAGCGATAGTAACAATCCCCAAGTACTCCAGTGTCTCGAAGTGACGAACGTACCCGAGATAGCA GCAGCTACATGTTCCCAGAACAGCCAACAAGCTAAAACTCAAAGCTCCGTAACCGATGCGATTTCGAAGAAACACCAACAAGCGACGACGGTTGCGAGTTTGCAGGCGACGAGCATGCATACAAAATTTCAGCAGATCTCGCCCCAACAAATTCTTAATACTGCCACCGTAAAAACGATTACCACGGCTACGAACATCCCCAATATACAAAGGATACAGGTGAAGACGCAAAGTATCAGTGGGCAGCCCCAAACGGTCAACTTGCAGAAGGTCAAAGCGGTAGCGAACCTCAGTAATCCTACTGTGGTGCAGCGTAATTCGGTATCGAGGATACAAACCATTCAAAAGTCACAAATACTTACCTCTGCGACACAAGGGACGCAATTTACGGTTAACCAAATCGTTAACAATGCGAACGTGCAACGGATTCAGACTGGCGTTTCAACGGCATCCCAAAAAGCCCAATCCGTTAATTCCACGAATTCCCAAAAAATGTCGCAGGTGTATAACAACCAAAAGACAGGGCAGCAATTGGTAACTAACCATCCGAATCACAAAGCACAGCATCAACAATATCAGAATAATCAGCAGGTACAGCCAACATTACAAAAGGTGCAGGGACAGCAACAAAAGTCATTGCCTGTTCAGAGGCAACAGAATAATGTTCAAAAGTCTAACAATTCCGTAGGTGGCATACAGAAGGCACAAATTATTGGCCAGGTGCAAAGTCAACAACAGTCGCCACAGTTGCAGAAACAAGTACAACAATCTCAACCGTCGCAACATCAAAGATCGCAATCCGCTATTGCGTTGCACAAATCACAAACTTTGACGGCTATCGCTTCGAATCGGGTGCAGACCATAGCGAACGTATGTAAGAGTAATAGCGTACCTAATATCTCGAAAGTCCAACACAATTCGAACGCTCTTATCGTGAGTAAACAGCAGGGGGTATCGCAATCGCAACAAACCCATGTACAAACGTCGCAACCGCAATTGTTACAAACGTCTCAGCAACAAGTTGCACAAAAACATCAAACGGTTAATTCAGCAGCGCATGCTCAAAGAAATCATAACATTACAAATATACATCAGAAGGTTTCTGCTATAGCCACGATACCGAGTAATCAAAAAACTCAAACTATAGTAAGTTCAAAGatacagcagcagcagcagcagcagcaacagcagcagcagcaacagcagcaacaaatGGTTATGAGAGTAGGTGTGTCAAAAAATCAAGCGCAGAACTTGCAGCAAGGAAATTTAAAAGCTATTCCACAAAAGATCACAAATACCATAAAGTCTGCTAATTCTCAAAATTCTATTCAACAATCCTTAcacagaaataataattctcaaCCGGTTAAGATCATACAACAGCAACAAAACGTAATTGGCCCGCAGAATGCACAGAAACAACCTGGTTGTATTAAGACTATTCCACCTCAAAAGCCAGCTCAAAGAAATCATGCACAGAAAGTATCGGGAGTGAAAACATCGTTAAACACGAATGTTGCTACGATGAAAAATCAAGGATTGATGACATCGGTATCACCGAAAACGAGCATAAAAACGTTGCTTCCCCAACAGACGGTTATGCCAAATATGTTAGTGCATAAAAATTCTCCTATTAAAGTTCAACAACAAGCTATACAGCAAAAGCAGCTTATCATGGCGTCGCAATATTCGCAGCAAGGTAGAACGCAAACGGGGCAAATAAAAAGTCTTCTCTCTACCACGAATGCAGACGTGCATAAAGATTTAGAGAACAA aatggAGTCCGATTCGCGTGTTTCTAAGGAAGAAGAATTGCAACAAACACCGCCAAAATCCCCGGTGAGAAGGATGCCGTTGCCTTACGAG TGTCTCCAGTTCGTTCTTCAAGACCATAACTACGGTGCACCGCCACCGCGAACACCGCCACCTCCTTCGCCACCTCCTCATCCTAAACAACAGCCCATTAACGGAGCTGGAAGTTCTACCACAACTTCTcaacattcatatatatacggacaag TTGTAAATAATAGCGGTAATGTGGAGGATGATGCAGCCAGTGCGATCAGTAGTGAACCTGGACGTGAAGTAGAGCCCGAAGGTGAAGAAACGGAAACTGCTCCTGAAGGTGAAGGTGATGACGAGGATAGTGTTACTAGATGTATATG tgATTTTGAACACGACGATGGTTACATGATCTGCTGCGATCGTTGTCT AGTTTGGCAGCACGTGGATTGTATGGGTATAGATCGTTCTAACATTCCTGACGAATATCTTTGCGAAATTTGTCGGCCACGACGTGTTGACAGACAAAGGGCACGTGCTTTGCAAATGCGCAAACGCGAAGAGCTACTCAATTCGGATAGTTCTTCCGACACGTCGTCTACGAGTTCGGTAGACACTGATATCGGTGTTAATGCAACGCAAAAGAAGCGAACGTTGCATCAACAAGTTCCAAGACGAAAATCAGATCCTCCACCGCAAGTAAGAAGACtgaataacaacaacaataacaataataacaatgtgGCGAAAAGACAACGGAGAGACTCTAATCCAAGACAGTCGAGTGcggtaagaaagaaagaggctGCCAAACGAGGTCCTGGAAAGCGTAAAGCTAAACGAAGAATGAGCGTggatgaaaaggaagaagaagttcAAGATGCATGGGGTTCTAATATGACTCCGCTTAGACAATGGATTGAAAGATACGAGGAAGCAGTAACCAATCACTATAGTCCTGAATTAAGAGCTAGAATATCGAGCATAAAGGTCAATGGTACTCATAGTGATTTGAGACAAAGTAATATGAGTGTTATCGCCACTGGTAAATGCAGACTCAATGTGCATAGCAATAACTTGaga TTTTTGGTGGCAACTATGTATCTACCGTCAAATACTCCGGTTGTTGAATTACGTGGAAAATATATGCTCAGTACGCAACATAGACCGTCGCATCCTCAGGGTAGACAGCATGCTCAAAGACCAGGGccttttgtattcttttatcgattacCACGAGATGGTACCGAAGTATGCGTAGACACTAGAACATATGGAAACGATGCCAGATTCGTACGGCGTAGCTGTAAACCTAACGCAGAAATAAAACACTgtatagaaaaaggaacattGCATTTGTATATTGTCACGAGTATGGCAATCGAAAAGAATGCTGAGATAACTATTAGGCATGAGACACACGATTTGTTATTGTCGCCTAATCCTAATTCCCCAGTGATACCGGTGACTTGTGCATGTAACAATGCAAGAGAATGCCAGTTTACAGCTACAAATCAATTAAATAGAAGAGGTAGTAACGGAGCTCTTGTAGAAAATGCTGA CGGCCGAGAAAGGAGGCGACGAGGTAGACGAAACACAGTTTGTGAAGATATCGATTCAGTGTCCACAGTTTCCAGTACAAATGTAACACCATCGACGCAAGTGCCAACGGCAGTACCCGTAACAGCACCGCCTAGAAAAACTATAGCGACTAGTAGCACGACCGTAGCACGTCAGCTaccaaaagaagaaactaCGATAACGacgcaacaacaacagcagcagcagcagcagcagcagcagcaacagcagcagcagcagcagcagcagcagcaacaacagcagcagcaacaacagcaacaaccgCAAACATCTCCTGCTTTGCCGCAGCCTACCGTGCAAGAGAtcaaaaaggataaaaagaaaatgacaagagaggaaagaaaaatggaggcTATTATGAAAGCTTTCGAGAGACTCGAGAAAGCGGAGCAAAGAAAGCAGGAAGTTCAAGCTAGAAATGCACAAAGAAAGGAGTCGGGTGGTACGCATAGCGACAACGAGGACAGTCATAATTCCGCGATTTTACAATCCAAGACCAAACAGCAAAATTCCGAAAGAACGTTACGacggaagagaaggaagggtcGTGCCAGAACTACGTCGCAATCGCAAAGCAGTAGGAGGTCAAGGTTAAATTCTGCGGATTCCGATGTATCGTCGGGCGACGAGAGTAATTCTATGCAGTCTCCTCCGCTTGTTAATCAAAATCGTTCAGCGAGCGGAGATGCTCCGTACTCGGCACACTTACATACGCCAGCAAAAAATGAGAGCGATGGCCCTACTACTGGTACGTCAGGACATCAGGGGATACCAACGGCAGCCGGCTTGTTGTTAGCGTTAGCTAATTCGAATACACCTGGCCCAAGCTCTCCGCCTTTACAGCAACCAACACCCGTTAAAAGTCCTACGTGTGATAGCGGTGCCAGCAGCAGTTCTCAAAGTTCAACTCCGTCCACACCGCTATCTTCGGCATGCTTGCTTGTTGCAGCAGCGGTTGGACCCTTGGCTCCTGGTTTTAAATTCCCCAAAACTAAGAAAGTTCTGATGAACGAATGGCTGAAGGAGTCGCCAGACCCGCCTCAAACTAATATACCTCAAGTGTCACCGTTGCCTGCTTTGTCATCCACATCTTTACAAAACTCTGTCAATCCTCTCTGTAGGTCATCAGAGTTTTCGTTGCCCAACGATCCGTCTGCAGAGTTTTTAACTCAAAGTTACGCGGCCAAAAGTCTAGCCACGCTCGTCCAAGCTGCTAATTCCGTTTCCGGTATATGCGATTCTCCGCCACAACGAAAACAAGCGATCACGGGAAACAATGCTTGTCCTGTTTCAACTGGATCGGCGAAAAAGAGATGGTTAAGGCAAGCGATATCCGAGGAATGTGATTCGCCGAACAGTCGGCCCGACAGTCCTCCGCCTAGCGAAATGGTGGCACCacctaaaaaaagaagaatagctAGGGAAAGTTTATCTTCTGACAATTATACGCCACCCACGACACCAACGATGCTGCTTCCCGAAGTTACTTCGACTAACAGATCTTTGTGTAATAACGAA GATGACTTTATCGAACACCCTCAATCGCCAACGACGGAACATAATGACGAGCAACACGATGAGTCCGAATCTGTACGAGAAACGAGTGTACAAAACGATTTAGAAACTTCAGAAAAAACATGTAATCACGCCAAACTTTCAATCGATATTCCTCATTCggaaataaacataaaatgtGAGAAAAACGACGAATTTACAGAGTTtgttaaaatagaagaaacggCGTTGCCAAAACAGGAAATGGTTTCGATAAAGGAAGAATCTGCCGTAAGTAGCGAGGACTCTAAAACGGATTCTAAGGTTGAATTTAATTCATCTTcggaatttattaaaaatgaaaaaaagattagcaAACGCGAGGCGCACGATCTCCAAGTGAACAatacacaaataaaaaaagaagatgccATCAAAGAGGAAATCATTGAAAAGGGAACCGTGGAAATAATCGATCAAAACGAACCGGACACCGAAATGGAAGATTTTAGTTCCCCCGTTGCTGCTATGGAATCCGATGCTATTCTAAAGCAGCGCGTGGCTGAGATGAGATTAGAATTTGGTGGAAGTATAGCAGAGATCGTTAATGTTTCCAGTGAACACGAAAAATCTGACGAGGATAaacagatagaaaataataaagattcgGAAATAAGATCCGAGGATAACATGTCGATCGACGAATTCGACGTAGAAGCACAAATGAAGAGAATAACAGGAGACGATGGCAAtgattacaaagaaaaagttgaCACCAGCtcggagaaagataaaagtatgGATGGCATAGAAGGACTTATGGAAAGCTCGAAGGAAGATTCCGAATCAGAAGATAGAGACATAGACGATACTAAATATAGCGaatcttcttttaaattgtTCGGTATATCTAACGAGGAGAATTTTAaagaattcgaaagaaagtcCGAATTAACAAACCTTAGCGAGGATGAAGTTAAAGCCATTGAGAAACCTATTAATAATGAATCTCAAAAAATAGATCAAACGtcttcttttgttatttcatCGGAAGAATCTATTTTTGAGTCGACTTCCTCCAATATGGATGCAGAATCTGTTCTCGATCCTCCAAAAATTTTTCACTCGATACCACCGTTGAGTgaacgaattagaaaaaaaattgatccaTCTAGTACTACTAAAACGCAATTAAATTTTGAAGCAGCTATTATTGAATCTACTATCGATATGGAAGCAGAAGAAGTTTGTAAAAATGGAGAAGAGAAATCGATGTTATCGACGGCTTTACGAGAATTGTTGGAAGCAAAACTCGAGGAAGAATCACCCGAGGAGTCCAAAACAAAAGCCAATAATGAAGACGCCACGTCctacaaagaaataatatcgcTCTCGCCTGAAAATACAGGGGAGGCTAAAGACCCAATCACTAAATCCAATAACCAAGAAACTCATTTGGATGACGTTTCTATGAAACAAAATGACATTCAGcctaaagaaattaaaagattaaaagatcCTAGAACAGTTGTACCAAATAATATGCCAGCACCTTCTACCTATACGTCGGACATTCTTCCACCAGTCAAGCGCAAGGTTAGAACG CTATCGATATCAGAATATCGTAAACGCAAGCAACAATCGGTTGGTACACCTCCAGAACCAGAGCCATCTAATGATGTATCTACGACAGAAAAGGATAAAGCAAGAGGTAGATCAGATAGTGCAAGCAGTGGGACTTCCTCTCTAAGTTCTGACGAAGAAGGTTCTAAAATGTCACTTTCCCTTGATTTACCAGGGATTACTGCATTACCACTTTTCACTAATGCtgaaaatgatgaaaagaaAG gtAGTGAAGAAGGTACCATTGGTTGGTCCGCGGCACCAACATTAGTTGAAcgtcaaagagaaaatttaactGAAAGATTGAAGCGCGAATTTGGCTTATTTCTCAGTgacgacgaagaggaaagagcTCGCAAACATG